The following are from one region of the Deltaproteobacteria bacterium genome:
- a CDS encoding HD domain-containing protein yields the protein MNSPRLPHFPFIDELIRRGGEVYLVGGNVRDHFLKIEHNDYDLLVRKIPYAVLVDLLKKRGKTATVGKTFGVIKFTPEQTGVPAFDIALPRIEKSTGAGHRDFQVDFDPELAVERDLARRDFTINAMALNLATEELVDPFGGKKDLEGRILRQVFLEAFVEDPLRLMRGVQFTARFELKPDPGTLDAMKKHAPLISTVSRERIIEEIRKLLLARYPSIGFDLMRETGLLPIVFPFVDRMIGVLQPMKENEDVYLHTMKVLDAARSCPDLDEPGNMDIMFSALLHDAGKPATRGYDPVKKQTTFYSHQLVSKKIARRWLNEFKATCIGLDIDRILNLVENHMFETKHYYTDRAIRRFINKIGPDNIFRLIDLRIADRQGGKFPRSLKGVYRLREKIREELEKKPPFGPRDLAVNGHDIMKLGFKAGPIIGKIQKFLVEKVLDEPELNEKEKLIELIKKNFPHEKKEN from the coding sequence ATGAACAGCCCTAGGCTTCCCCACTTCCCCTTCATCGATGAACTGATCCGCCGCGGGGGGGAGGTTTACCTCGTGGGGGGAAACGTCCGCGATCACTTTCTTAAAATCGAACACAACGACTACGACCTGCTGGTCCGGAAAATCCCCTATGCCGTTCTTGTCGATCTCCTTAAAAAACGGGGAAAGACCGCCACTGTGGGAAAGACTTTCGGAGTCATCAAATTCACGCCCGAACAAACGGGCGTTCCCGCCTTTGACATCGCCCTCCCCCGGATTGAAAAATCCACCGGCGCCGGGCACCGTGATTTTCAGGTCGATTTCGATCCGGAGCTTGCCGTGGAGCGCGATCTCGCCCGCAGGGATTTTACCATCAACGCCATGGCGTTGAATCTCGCCACGGAAGAACTGGTCGATCCGTTCGGCGGAAAAAAAGATCTGGAAGGGCGAATCTTGAGACAGGTCTTTCTGGAGGCGTTTGTGGAAGATCCGCTTCGCTTGATGCGGGGTGTGCAGTTTACCGCCCGTTTTGAGCTTAAACCCGACCCCGGCACCCTCGACGCCATGAAAAAACATGCCCCTCTCATTTCCACCGTCTCGCGGGAAAGGATTATCGAGGAAATTCGCAAGCTCCTTTTGGCTCGCTACCCTTCAATCGGGTTTGATCTCATGCGGGAGACGGGGCTTCTACCGATTGTCTTCCCTTTTGTGGACAGGATGATCGGCGTTCTTCAGCCGATGAAGGAAAACGAGGATGTCTACCTTCATACCATGAAGGTGCTGGATGCGGCGCGGTCGTGCCCGGATTTGGACGAGCCCGGAAACATGGACATCATGTTTTCGGCCCTCCTCCACGACGCGGGTAAGCCGGCGACTCGGGGCTACGATCCGGTCAAAAAGCAAACCACCTTTTACAGCCATCAGCTTGTCTCCAAAAAAATAGCGCGACGGTGGCTCAATGAATTCAAGGCGACCTGCATCGGGCTGGACATCGACCGGATATTGAACCTCGTCGAAAACCACATGTTCGAGACCAAGCATTATTACACCGACCGGGCGATCCGGAGGTTTATCAACAAAATCGGCCCGGACAACATTTTCAGGCTGATTGACTTGAGAATCGCCGACCGGCAGGGGGGAAAATTCCCCCGGAGCCTGAAGGGGGTCTATCGCCTCCGCGAAAAAATCAGGGAGGAGCTGGAAAAGAAACCCCCCTTCGGCCCGCGCGATCTGGCGGTGAACGGCCACGACATTATGAAACTCGGGTTCAAGGCGGGACCGATTATCGGAAAGATACAAAAATTTCTGGTGGAAAAAGTTCTGGACGAGCCGGAGTTGAACGAGAAGGAAAAATTGATTGAACTGATAAAAAAGAATTTTCCCCATGAAAAAAAAGAAAACTAA
- a CDS encoding SurA N-terminal domain-containing protein, with translation MLDILRKKASSWITKFLLGLIAVVFAVFFGYTGLQKSSPNAAVAGLVNGEPIFQNEVDQLVQNQTESWRQKNKEEIPDSLLPQVRQAAVNFLVEDRIIRDAAKKLGMRVSEGEVYKKLSTDPNLAKDGKFNAEHYKTVFRPWFLNRTGVDYEEILRREILKEKFTSLFERAVYVSDEDLKNRYRAEHLKIRVKSVEINPSKLATGDKSSGEEMKKRADALAEEFWPLFLKGKSIAGRLKANNLSETESGLVGIAEAGSLFGGAFDAEAVSTLFRLTKKNPYPPSPLKVGPSTWLVRLISREEADLTALEKNRDEELKKYKSGMGDRFYRSWYMAERDKAKIKINEQP, from the coding sequence ATGCTGGATATCCTGCGCAAAAAGGCCTCTTCGTGGATCACCAAGTTTCTTCTGGGTTTGATCGCCGTGGTCTTTGCCGTTTTCTTCGGCTACACCGGGCTTCAAAAAAGTAGCCCCAACGCCGCGGTGGCGGGCCTTGTCAACGGCGAACCGATTTTCCAGAACGAGGTCGATCAGCTTGTCCAGAACCAGACGGAATCCTGGCGGCAAAAAAACAAGGAAGAAATCCCCGACTCGCTCTTACCCCAAGTGCGGCAGGCCGCCGTTAATTTTCTGGTAGAGGACCGCATCATCCGGGATGCGGCAAAAAAACTGGGGATGAGGGTTTCGGAGGGTGAAGTTTACAAAAAACTCTCCACCGATCCCAATCTGGCAAAGGACGGCAAATTCAACGCGGAACACTACAAAACGGTCTTCCGCCCCTGGTTTTTGAACCGGACGGGAGTCGACTACGAGGAAATCTTGCGGCGCGAAATCCTGAAGGAAAAGTTCACCTCCCTCTTCGAACGCGCCGTTTACGTTTCCGACGAGGATTTGAAAAACCGTTACCGGGCGGAGCATCTTAAAATCAGGGTCAAGAGCGTGGAGATCAACCCCTCCAAACTGGCCACGGGCGACAAATCGTCGGGGGAGGAAATGAAAAAGCGGGCCGACGCCCTCGCGGAAGAATTTTGGCCTCTTTTTTTGAAGGGAAAATCCATCGCGGGCAGATTAAAGGCGAACAATCTTTCCGAAACGGAAAGCGGTCTTGTGGGGATTGCCGAGGCAGGCTCGCTTTTTGGGGGAGCGTTTGACGCCGAGGCGGTTTCCACCCTCTTTCGGTTGACCAAAAAAAATCCTTATCCCCCCTCCCCCTTAAAAGTCGGCCCATCGACCTGGCTCGTCAGGCTCATCTCCCGCGAGGAGGCCGATCTCACAGCCCTCGAAAAAAACAGGGACGAGGAACTGAAAAAATATAAAAGCGGGATGGGGGACCGCTTCTATCGCAGTTGGTATATGGCGGAGCGGGATAAGGCGAAGATTAAAATCAATGAACAGCCCTAG